From one Mycolicibacterium sp. HK-90 genomic stretch:
- a CDS encoding MBL fold metallo-hydrolase, with protein MQKWTIGGLTVHAVLETVVPTRPDRLFRGLPAELPHWLRPHYVDDAGNLLVAIQSLLIESGDQLVVVDCCFGEGHDLPYQIPMDPDQFGRSLAAAGFTAADVTTVVCTHLHLDHAGRNTTRRDGDWVPTYPNATYLLTADEYDAWRRSSAPNRAAAETVEPLAAHDVLRLTEMDHAITDEIRLIATPGHTPGHTAVWLESAGETAVISGDVIHHPIQITHPEAQALPDEDPAAAAVTREHLLKRVVDDQAVLFGTHFAAPAAGTVISDDGALMWVPI; from the coding sequence ATGCAGAAGTGGACCATCGGCGGCCTGACCGTGCACGCCGTCCTGGAGACGGTGGTGCCGACCAGGCCGGACCGGTTGTTTCGGGGCTTGCCGGCCGAGCTGCCGCACTGGCTGCGCCCGCACTACGTCGACGACGCCGGCAATCTGTTGGTGGCCATCCAGTCGTTGCTCATCGAATCCGGTGACCAACTCGTGGTGGTCGACTGCTGTTTCGGGGAGGGCCACGACCTGCCCTACCAGATCCCCATGGACCCCGATCAGTTCGGCCGGTCCTTGGCGGCGGCCGGATTCACCGCGGCGGACGTGACCACCGTCGTCTGCACCCATCTTCACCTCGACCATGCCGGGCGCAACACCACCCGGCGCGACGGGGACTGGGTGCCCACCTATCCCAATGCGACCTATCTGCTGACCGCCGACGAGTACGACGCGTGGCGCCGGTCCTCGGCGCCGAACCGCGCCGCCGCCGAGACCGTCGAACCGCTTGCCGCACATGATGTTCTGCGGCTGACCGAGATGGACCATGCGATCACCGACGAGATCCGGTTGATCGCCACGCCCGGCCACACGCCGGGGCACACCGCGGTATGGCTCGAATCCGCCGGCGAGACAGCGGTGATCAGTGGCGACGTCATCCATCACCCGATCCAGATCACGCACCCGGAAGCCCAGGCCCTCCCCGACGAGGATCCGGCGGCGGCCGCGGTGACGCGTGAACACCTGCTGAAGCGCGTCGTCGACGATCAGGCCGTCCTGTTCGGCACCCATTTCGCCGCCCCGGCGGCAGGCACCGTCATCTCCGACGACGGTGCGCTGATGTGGGTGCCGATCTAA
- a CDS encoding single-stranded DNA-binding protein: MFETPFTIVGNIITDPVRRRFGDRELYKFRVASNSRRRTPDGNWEHGNSLYVTVNCWGNLATGTSASLMKGDAVIVVGHVHTNEYDDKEGVRRSSLEVQATAVGPDLARCTAKVAPLPKPSVGPVSEPEPVDADDDAESEPDEGDLPLSA, encoded by the coding sequence ATGTTCGAGACCCCGTTCACCATCGTGGGCAACATCATCACCGACCCCGTCCGGCGGCGGTTCGGCGATCGGGAGCTGTACAAGTTCCGGGTGGCCAGCAACTCGCGCCGCCGCACGCCCGACGGCAACTGGGAGCACGGCAACTCGCTGTATGTCACGGTCAACTGCTGGGGAAATCTCGCCACCGGCACCAGCGCCTCACTGATGAAGGGCGATGCCGTGATCGTGGTCGGGCATGTCCACACCAACGAATACGACGACAAAGAAGGTGTGCGCCGGTCGTCGCTCGAGGTGCAGGCCACCGCGGTCGGGCCGGACCTGGCCCGCTGCACCGCCAAGGTCGCGCCCTTGCCCAAACCGTCGGTCGGCCCGGTGTCCGAGCCCGAACCCGTCGACGCCGACGACGACGCGGAA
- a CDS encoding helix-turn-helix domain-containing protein, whose amino-acid sequence MLLAQELGIESTNAHRYLNSLTEAGILVETTNRPRNRVRPVT is encoded by the coding sequence GTGCTCTTGGCGCAAGAGCTGGGCATCGAATCCACCAACGCGCACCGCTACCTCAACTCACTCACCGAGGCGGGAATCCTCGTCGAGACAACCAATCGACCGCGTAATCGAGTACGGCCGGTCACCTGA
- a CDS encoding wax ester/triacylglycerol synthase family O-acyltransferase, whose protein sequence is MSDVPELDAAGLPEELSAVDQLLHRGEANPRTRSGIMGVEILDTAPDWERFRTKMENASRKVLRLRQKVVMPTLPTAAPRWVVDPDFNLDYHVRRMRVAEPGTLRDVFDLAEVALQSPMDITRPLWSATLVDGLADGKAATILHLSHAVTDGVGLVEMFASIYDLERDPEPTPTPPVPIPQDLSPNDLMRQGINRLPGSIAGGVLGALGSAARAATKVVRDPVSAVSGAVDYAMSGARVMGPAADSSPLLRRRSLSTRTEAIDMPFGDLHRAAKAAGGSINDAYLAGLCGALRLYHDAMGIPIQNLPMAVPVNLRSEDDPAGGNRFAGVNLAAPVGIADAETRIRAVRSQMTSRREERAIDVVGLIAPVLSLLPDTFLESMAGSVVNSDVQASNVPVFPGDTYIAGAKILRHYGIGPLPGVAMMVVLISRGGYITITARYDRAAITDGPLFARCLLAGFDEVLALGGDGRAAPASFTLDDSVANGGVPQ, encoded by the coding sequence ATGAGCGACGTGCCGGAGTTGGATGCGGCCGGACTGCCCGAAGAACTGAGCGCAGTCGATCAGCTGCTGCATCGCGGGGAGGCGAACCCGCGCACCCGGTCCGGGATCATGGGCGTCGAGATCCTCGACACCGCGCCCGACTGGGAGCGGTTCCGCACCAAGATGGAGAACGCGTCGCGCAAGGTTCTTCGGCTGCGGCAGAAGGTGGTGATGCCGACCTTGCCGACCGCGGCGCCGCGGTGGGTCGTCGACCCGGATTTCAACCTGGACTATCACGTGCGGCGGATGCGGGTGGCCGAGCCCGGCACGCTGCGCGACGTATTCGATCTGGCCGAGGTGGCCCTGCAATCGCCGATGGACATCACCCGCCCGCTGTGGAGCGCCACCCTGGTCGATGGTCTTGCCGACGGCAAGGCCGCCACGATCCTGCATCTGAGCCACGCGGTGACCGACGGGGTCGGGCTCGTGGAGATGTTCGCCAGCATCTACGACCTGGAACGCGATCCGGAACCCACCCCGACTCCTCCGGTGCCCATCCCGCAGGACCTGTCCCCGAATGACCTGATGCGCCAGGGCATCAACCGGCTGCCCGGCTCCATCGCCGGCGGTGTGCTCGGCGCGCTCGGTTCGGCGGCGCGCGCGGCGACAAAGGTCGTGCGGGATCCGGTGTCCGCGGTCAGCGGCGCGGTCGACTACGCGATGTCCGGCGCCCGGGTGATGGGTCCGGCCGCCGATTCGTCGCCGCTGCTGCGCCGGCGCAGCCTGTCCACCCGCACCGAGGCGATCGACATGCCGTTCGGTGACCTGCACCGGGCGGCCAAGGCCGCCGGTGGCTCGATCAACGACGCCTACCTCGCCGGTCTGTGCGGTGCGCTCCGGCTCTATCACGACGCCATGGGAATCCCGATCCAGAACCTGCCGATGGCGGTGCCGGTCAACCTGCGTTCCGAGGACGACCCGGCCGGTGGAAACCGCTTCGCCGGGGTGAATCTGGCCGCACCGGTCGGCATCGCCGATGCGGAGACCCGGATCAGGGCCGTGCGTTCGCAGATGACCAGCAGGCGGGAAGAGCGCGCCATCGACGTCGTCGGCCTGATCGCGCCGGTGCTCAGCCTGCTGCCCGACACGTTCCTCGAATCGATGGCCGGGTCGGTCGTGAACTCCGATGTGCAGGCCAGCAATGTGCCGGTGTTTCCCGGCGACACGTACATCGCCGGGGCGAAGATCCTGCGGCACTACGGAATCGGCCCGCTGCCCGGAGTGGCGATGATGGTGGTGCTCATCTCCCGCGGTGGCTACATCACCATCACGGCCCGCTACGACAGGGCGGCCATCACAGACGGACCACTGTTCGCCCGGTGCCTGCTGGCCGGCTTCGACGAGGTGCTGGCGCTCGGCGGCGACGGTCGCGCGGCGCCCGCCTCGTTCACACTCGACGACTCGGTAGCGAACGGGGGTGTCCCGCAGTGA
- a CDS encoding group I intron-associated PD-(D/E)XK endonuclease has translation MGRHHTKDKGDLGVAKAHADLVGKGFYVLFPATEHAPFDLVAYAAGTFHRIQVKYRSAQAGAVRLNLRSTWADRHGTHSTPMDKDAIDVICIYCPDTDECYYIRPTDHGVSVNLRITPTKNGQQKRILAAASFRDLPDKHLPPTDETRASA, from the coding sequence GTGGGTCGACATCACACCAAAGACAAAGGCGACCTCGGCGTCGCCAAAGCGCATGCCGATCTGGTTGGCAAAGGTTTTTACGTGCTGTTCCCCGCGACCGAGCATGCGCCGTTCGACCTTGTGGCGTACGCGGCGGGCACCTTCCACCGCATTCAGGTGAAGTACCGGTCGGCACAAGCGGGAGCGGTCAGACTCAACCTCCGGTCCACCTGGGCCGATCGCCATGGCACGCACAGCACGCCCATGGACAAGGACGCGATCGACGTCATCTGCATCTACTGCCCGGACACCGACGAGTGCTACTACATCCGGCCCACCGATCACGGCGTCTCCGTCAATCTCCGGATCACGCCGACCAAGAACGGTCAGCAGAAACGGATTTTGGCGGCCGCCTCGTTTCGCGACCTACCGGACAAACACCTCCCACCGACCGACGAAACCCGTGCCTCGGCGTGA
- a CDS encoding glycerol-3-phosphate 1-O-acyltransferase, with translation MTSAVDDFASFSTTDDALVLASVSSPAELELLNDWLKAQRREHPDSTVEVLQLPAADEPAPGVVARLVEELEADEDRLVVPVRVFWVPAGLPTRLKVVGLISGRDTYRPPEMLQRRILRKDPARARVVAGEPAKVSELRKQWSETTVAENPREFARFVLRRAVLAIERVELRLLGPEYKSPRLVKPEMLDSARFRQGLEQIPGATVEQAGEMLDELSTGWSRFSVDLIPTLGRAIFSRGFDPRIDYDRAEIESMRHALEQHPAVLLFSHRSYLDGVIVPVAMQENRLPPVYTFAGINLSFGLMGPLFRHSGVIFLRRKLDDPLYKYVLRQYVGYIVEKRFNLNWSIEGTRSRTGKMLPPKLGLLAYVANAYLDGRSDDILLQPVSISFDQLHETAEYAAYARGGEKTPEGLSWLYNFIKAQGERNYGKIYVRFPEAVSMREHLGEPGGEMAHDEAAKRLAMQKMAFEVAWRILRVTPVNATNLVSALLLGARGVALTLDQLHHTLQDSLDYLERKNTPMTNSALRLRTAEGVRSAVDALSGGHPVTLVDSGREPVWRIAPEDELEAAFYRNSLIHAFQETSIVELALAHAARATGDPLQAFWDQVMRLRDLLKFDFYFADSAAFRDNVAEEMSWLDNWEEKVSAGGEAIYQMLRGKQPLLVGAMLRPFFEAYGIVADVLRDAPPEIGERDLTKRALGVGRQYVAQGRVGSNESVSALLFATARQVAADQNLLSNGPDLKARRNAFRDELRGIVADMDKVDEIAREQFYFREKQRRTERDPVD, from the coding sequence GTGACCTCGGCAGTCGACGATTTCGCCAGCTTCAGCACCACCGACGACGCACTGGTGCTGGCATCGGTCTCGTCGCCGGCCGAACTCGAACTGCTCAACGACTGGCTCAAGGCGCAGCGGCGCGAGCATCCGGACTCCACGGTCGAAGTGCTGCAGTTGCCCGCGGCCGACGAACCGGCACCCGGGGTGGTGGCCCGGCTGGTCGAGGAACTGGAAGCCGATGAGGATCGCCTGGTGGTTCCGGTCCGGGTGTTCTGGGTGCCCGCCGGGCTGCCGACGCGGCTGAAGGTGGTCGGGTTGATCTCGGGCCGCGACACCTACCGGCCACCGGAGATGCTGCAGCGGCGCATCCTGCGTAAGGACCCGGCCCGGGCCCGGGTGGTGGCCGGCGAACCAGCCAAGGTATCCGAGCTGCGCAAGCAGTGGAGTGAGACGACCGTCGCGGAAAACCCAAGGGAATTCGCACGTTTCGTGCTGCGCAGGGCGGTGCTGGCCATCGAGCGGGTCGAGCTTCGGTTACTTGGCCCCGAATACAAATCTCCGCGGCTGGTCAAACCGGAGATGCTCGACTCGGCCCGCTTCCGCCAGGGCCTGGAACAGATTCCCGGGGCGACGGTGGAGCAGGCCGGTGAGATGCTCGACGAGCTCTCCACCGGGTGGAGCCGGTTCTCGGTAGATCTGATCCCGACCCTGGGCCGGGCCATCTTCAGCCGCGGCTTCGATCCCCGCATCGACTACGACCGCGCCGAGATCGAGTCGATGCGTCATGCCCTGGAACAACATCCGGCGGTGCTGCTGTTCTCCCACCGGTCCTACCTCGACGGTGTCATCGTGCCGGTGGCCATGCAGGAGAACCGGCTTCCGCCGGTGTACACCTTCGCCGGGATCAACCTTTCGTTCGGTCTGATGGGCCCGCTGTTCCGGCATTCCGGCGTCATCTTCCTGCGTCGCAAACTGGACGACCCGCTGTACAAGTACGTGCTGCGGCAGTACGTCGGTTACATCGTGGAGAAGCGGTTCAACCTGAACTGGTCGATCGAGGGCACCCGGTCGCGCACCGGAAAGATGTTGCCGCCCAAGCTCGGACTGCTCGCCTACGTGGCGAACGCCTACCTCGACGGCCGCAGCGACGACATCCTGCTGCAGCCGGTGTCGATAAGTTTCGACCAGCTGCACGAGACCGCGGAGTACGCGGCATATGCCCGCGGCGGCGAGAAGACGCCCGAGGGTCTGAGCTGGCTGTACAACTTCATCAAGGCGCAGGGCGAGCGCAACTACGGCAAGATCTATGTCCGCTTCCCCGAAGCGGTTTCGATGCGCGAGCATCTGGGGGAGCCGGGCGGAGAGATGGCCCACGACGAGGCGGCCAAACGCCTGGCGATGCAGAAGATGGCGTTCGAGGTGGCCTGGCGGATCCTGCGGGTCACCCCGGTCAACGCGACCAACCTGGTTTCGGCGCTGCTGCTCGGTGCCCGGGGCGTGGCCCTGACTCTCGACCAACTGCACCACACCCTCCAGGACTCGCTCGATTACCTGGAACGCAAGAACACCCCGATGACCAACAGCGCGCTGCGGCTGCGGACCGCCGAAGGAGTGCGCTCGGCCGTCGACGCCCTCTCCGGCGGACACCCGGTGACCCTGGTCGACAGCGGACGTGAGCCGGTGTGGCGGATCGCGCCCGAGGACGAACTGGAGGCCGCGTTCTACCGCAACTCGCTGATCCACGCCTTCCAGGAGACCTCGATCGTCGAGCTGGCGCTGGCCCATGCCGCCCGTGCCACCGGCGATCCGCTGCAGGCGTTCTGGGATCAGGTGATGCGGCTGCGCGACCTGCTCAAGTTCGATTTCTATTTCGCCGATTCGGCGGCCTTCCGCGACAACGTCGCCGAAGAGATGTCGTGGCTGGACAACTGGGAGGAAAAGGTCTCCGCCGGCGGCGAGGCGATCTACCAGATGCTGCGGGGCAAACAACCGCTGTTGGTGGGTGCCATGTTGCGGCCGTTCTTCGAGGCCTACGGGATCGTCGCCGACGTGCTGCGCGACGCGCCGCCGGAGATCGGCGAACGGGATCTGACCAAGCGGGCGCTGGGTGTCGGGCGTCAGTACGTCGCGCAGGGCCGGGTGGGCAGCAACGAGTCGGTCTCGGCGCTGTTGTTCGCCACCGCGCGGCAGGTCGCGGCCGATCAGAACCTGCTGTCCAATGGCCCCGATCTGAAGGCCCGTCGTAACGCGTTCCGCGACGAGCTGCGCGGGATCGTCGCCGACATGGACAAGGTCGACGAGATCGCGCGGGAGCAGTTCTACTTCCGCGAGAAGCAGCGACGGACCGAGCGCGACCCCGTGGATTGA
- a CDS encoding cytochrome c oxidase assembly protein, with protein sequence MTSPGQATTSGVRTSTVWPVLVGVGLLAGAVAAGIGALSLADALTATGLPDPGPVTTYGLPFVRAAGEIAAVVAVGAFLFAAFLTAPQTNGVLDVAGYRALRLGSAASGVWTVCAALLVPLTVSDVSGQPLLDHLAPADVWSAAGLVDIAVAWRWTAILAAAVTIASLPVLRWGWTPVLLAGSLLTLMPLVLTGHSSSGGAHDLATNSLFAHLVAGALWAGGLLALLAHALRGGSDGSDTALAARRFSALALWCFVAMAISGVLNALVRIKPADLVHTTYGWLLVVKVVALVLLGVLGWRQRRVSLTALAADPGARAPLIRLALTEAALFGVTFGVAVGLGRTPPPPEPRIPSATEVAIGYDFAGPPTVARVLFDWRFDLLLGTAAIAGAVLYLAAVYRLRRRGDAWPVGRTFAWLLGCAVLLFTTSSGLGRYMPAMFSMHMVAHMLLSMLVPVLLVLGAPVTLALRALPAAGRGAPPGPREWLLLALHSRVSQVLTNPIIATVLFVAGFYGLYFGGIFDAAVSNHAAHVLMNVHFLLSGYLFYWVVIGIDPTPRPIPHLAKVGMVFASLPLHAFFGVVMMGMQTVLGETFYKSLQLPWHTDLLGDQHLGGGIAWAAGEVPLVIVMLALLIQWRRSDQRTAKRLDRAADRDDDADLAAYNAMLAEMARRDAEPR encoded by the coding sequence ATGACTTCACCCGGCCAGGCGACCACATCCGGCGTGCGCACCAGCACGGTGTGGCCCGTGCTGGTCGGTGTCGGCCTGTTGGCCGGGGCGGTCGCCGCAGGCATCGGCGCGCTGTCGCTGGCCGATGCCCTGACCGCCACGGGCCTGCCCGATCCGGGCCCGGTCACCACCTACGGCCTGCCGTTCGTGCGGGCCGCGGGGGAGATCGCCGCCGTCGTCGCGGTCGGGGCCTTCCTGTTCGCGGCGTTCCTCACGGCACCGCAGACCAACGGCGTGCTCGACGTGGCCGGCTACCGCGCGCTGCGGCTGGGATCGGCGGCGTCGGGCGTCTGGACGGTCTGCGCGGCGCTGCTGGTCCCGTTGACCGTCTCAGACGTGTCGGGGCAGCCGCTGCTCGACCATCTGGCACCCGCGGACGTGTGGTCGGCGGCCGGTCTCGTGGACATCGCCGTCGCCTGGCGCTGGACAGCGATCCTGGCCGCTGCCGTCACCATCGCCAGCCTGCCGGTCCTGCGGTGGGGCTGGACGCCGGTGCTGCTGGCCGGGTCGCTGCTCACCTTGATGCCGCTGGTTCTCACCGGACACTCCTCATCCGGTGGCGCTCACGACCTGGCCACCAACAGCTTGTTCGCCCACCTGGTGGCCGGCGCGCTGTGGGCCGGCGGGCTGCTCGCGCTGCTGGCCCACGCACTGCGGGGCGGGTCCGACGGGTCCGACACCGCGCTGGCCGCGCGCCGATTCTCGGCACTGGCCCTGTGGTGCTTCGTGGCGATGGCGATCAGCGGCGTGCTCAACGCGCTGGTGCGGATCAAGCCGGCCGATCTGGTGCACACCACCTACGGCTGGTTGCTGGTGGTCAAGGTCGTCGCCCTGGTGCTGCTGGGTGTGCTGGGCTGGCGACAACGCCGGGTCAGCCTGACTGCCCTGGCCGCCGATCCCGGTGCGCGCGCACCGTTGATCCGGTTGGCCCTGACCGAGGCCGCGCTGTTCGGCGTCACGTTCGGTGTCGCCGTCGGGCTGGGCCGCACCCCACCGCCGCCCGAGCCGCGGATCCCCAGCGCGACCGAGGTAGCGATCGGTTACGACTTCGCCGGTCCGCCGACGGTGGCCCGGGTGTTGTTCGACTGGCGGTTCGACCTGCTGCTCGGGACCGCGGCGATCGCGGGTGCGGTGCTGTACCTGGCAGCGGTGTACCGGCTGCGGCGCCGTGGCGACGCCTGGCCGGTGGGCCGCACGTTCGCGTGGCTGCTGGGCTGCGCGGTGCTGCTGTTCACCACCTCGTCGGGGCTCGGCCGCTACATGCCTGCGATGTTCAGCATGCACATGGTCGCCCACATGCTGCTGTCGATGCTGGTGCCGGTGCTGCTGGTGCTGGGCGCCCCGGTGACCCTGGCGCTGCGCGCGCTGCCTGCCGCCGGCCGGGGCGCACCGCCGGGACCCCGGGAATGGCTGCTGCTGGCGTTGCACTCCCGGGTGTCGCAGGTGCTGACCAACCCGATCATCGCGACCGTGCTGTTCGTCGCCGGGTTCTACGGGCTGTACTTCGGCGGCATCTTCGACGCCGCGGTCAGCAACCATGCCGCGCATGTCCTGATGAACGTGCACTTCCTGCTGTCGGGCTACCTGTTCTACTGGGTCGTCATCGGCATCGATCCGACCCCGAGACCCATCCCGCATCTGGCCAAGGTCGGGATGGTGTTCGCCTCACTGCCGCTGCACGCGTTCTTCGGCGTGGTGATGATGGGCATGCAGACCGTGCTCGGCGAGACGTTCTACAAGTCATTGCAGCTGCCCTGGCACACCGATCTACTGGGGGACCAGCATCTCGGTGGCGGCATCGCCTGGGCGGCCGGAGAGGTCCCGCTGGTGATCGTGATGCTGGCGCTGCTGATCCAGTGGCGGCGCAGTGACCAGCGCACCGCCAAGCGGCTGGACCGGGCCGCCGATCGCGACGACGACGCCGACCTGGCGGCCTACAACGCGATGCTCGCCGAGATGGCGCGGCGCGACGCCGAACCGCGCTAG
- a CDS encoding HAD-IB family hydrolase/lysophospholipid acyltransferase family protein encodes MRLPGTLAEIEGSPEGPEVGAFFDLDGTLVAGFTGVIMTRERLRRGQMGVGEFIGMVQAGLNHQLGRSEFEDLIGKGARMLRGNSLSDLDELGERLFVQHVQGRMYPEMRAMVRAHMERGHTVVLSSSALTVQVEPVARFLGIDNVLCNKFETDEDGLITGEVVTPVIWGAGKARAVQNFSAANGVDLAKSYFYADGDEDVALMYLVGNPRPTNPAGKLAAVAAKRGWPVLKFSSRSGSSPVAQLRTLASLATIPTVAAGAIGLGLLTRNKRVGVNFFTSNWSKLLMLTTGIELNVLGEENLTAQRPAVFIFNHRNQADPMIAGRLVGVDFTGVGKKELERNPLMGPLGKVMDAAFIDRDDPEKAVESLHRVEELARKGLSILIAPEGTRLDTTAVGPFKKGPFRIAMAAGIPIVPIVIRNAEVIAHRDSSTFNPGTVDVAVYPPIPVDDWTVENLTERIAAVRQLYLDTLKSWPQDELPTVDIAARAAAAEKGAPAKKAPAKKTAPSRATKKVPAKKAAPKPDTATSRSTTKGRP; translated from the coding sequence ATGCGATTGCCGGGGACTCTCGCCGAGATCGAGGGCAGCCCGGAGGGGCCGGAGGTCGGCGCGTTCTTCGACCTGGACGGCACCCTGGTCGCCGGCTTCACCGGGGTGATCATGACGCGCGAGCGGTTGCGCCGCGGCCAGATGGGTGTCGGCGAGTTCATCGGGATGGTGCAGGCCGGGCTCAACCACCAGTTGGGGCGCTCGGAGTTCGAGGATCTCATCGGCAAGGGTGCCCGGATGCTGCGCGGCAACTCGCTCAGCGATCTCGATGAGCTGGGCGAGCGCCTGTTCGTCCAGCACGTGCAGGGCCGCATGTACCCGGAGATGCGTGCCATGGTGCGCGCTCACATGGAGCGCGGCCACACCGTGGTGCTGAGCTCCTCGGCGCTGACTGTCCAGGTGGAGCCGGTGGCCCGGTTCCTGGGCATCGACAACGTGCTGTGCAACAAGTTCGAGACCGATGAGGACGGCCTGATCACCGGGGAAGTCGTCACGCCCGTGATATGGGGGGCCGGCAAAGCCCGTGCGGTGCAGAACTTCTCGGCGGCCAACGGCGTCGATCTCGCCAAGAGCTACTTCTACGCCGACGGCGACGAGGACGTCGCCCTGATGTATCTGGTGGGCAACCCGCGGCCGACGAACCCGGCCGGGAAACTCGCCGCGGTGGCGGCCAAACGTGGCTGGCCGGTCCTGAAGTTCAGCAGTCGCAGCGGCAGCAGTCCGGTCGCGCAACTGCGCACCCTGGCCAGCCTGGCCACCATCCCGACCGTCGCGGCCGGTGCGATCGGACTCGGGTTGCTCACCCGTAACAAGCGCGTGGGGGTCAACTTCTTCACCTCCAACTGGAGCAAGCTGCTCATGCTCACGACCGGCATCGAGCTCAACGTCCTCGGCGAGGAAAACCTGACCGCGCAACGTCCCGCGGTGTTCATCTTCAATCACCGCAATCAGGCCGACCCGATGATCGCGGGCCGGTTGGTCGGTGTCGACTTCACCGGCGTCGGGAAGAAGGAGCTCGAGCGCAACCCGCTGATGGGTCCGCTGGGCAAGGTCATGGACGCGGCGTTCATCGATCGCGACGATCCGGAGAAGGCCGTCGAGAGCCTGCACCGGGTGGAAGAGCTGGCCCGCAAGGGATTGTCGATCCTGATCGCCCCCGAGGGCACCCGGCTCGACACCACCGCGGTGGGGCCGTTCAAGAAGGGCCCGTTCCGCATCGCCATGGCCGCGGGCATCCCGATCGTGCCGATCGTGATCCGCAATGCCGAGGTGATCGCGCACCGCGATTCCAGCACATTCAACCCCGGCACCGTGGACGTCGCGGTCTATCCACCCATCCCGGTGGACGATTGGACCGTCGAGAACCTGACCGAGCGCATCGCCGCCGTCCGCCAGCTCTACCTGGACACGCTGAAATCCTGGCCGCAGGACGAGCTGCCCACGGTCGACATCGCGGCCCGTGCCGCAGCGGCCGAGAAGGGGGCACCGGCCAAGAAGGCCCCGGCGAAGAAGACCGCGCCGAGCCGCGCCACGAAGAAGGTGCCCGCGAAAAAGGCTGCGCCCAAGCCGGATACCGCAACCTCCCGGTCGACCACCAAGGGTCGGCCGTGA
- a CDS encoding universal stress protein: MSTYRTILVGTDGSDSSLRAVHRAGEIAAQENAKLIVASAHQPVAEKGGWSRPPSPDHVVDTRAADSLKSEGYRMHGAAPVYEILQVARDRAKAAGASDIVERAVEGAPVDALVKLAKEVDADLIVVGDIGLDSVAGRLLGSVPATIARRVKIDILIVHTAD; this comes from the coding sequence ATGAGCACCTATCGGACGATCCTTGTCGGGACCGACGGCTCCGACTCATCGCTGCGCGCGGTCCACCGCGCCGGCGAGATCGCCGCGCAGGAGAACGCGAAGCTGATCGTCGCGAGCGCTCATCAGCCTGTGGCCGAGAAGGGTGGCTGGTCGCGCCCACCGTCGCCCGATCATGTGGTCGATACCCGCGCTGCGGACAGCCTCAAGAGCGAGGGCTACCGGATGCACGGCGCGGCCCCGGTCTACGAGATCCTCCAGGTGGCGCGCGACCGCGCGAAGGCCGCCGGTGCCTCGGACATCGTCGAGCGTGCGGTCGAAGGTGCCCCGGTCGACGCTCTGGTGAAACTTGCCAAAGAGGTCGATGCAGATCTGATCGTCGTCGGCGACATCGGGCTGGACTCGGTCGCCGGGCGCCTGTTGGGCTCGGTGCCTGCCACCATCGCCCGGCGCGTGAAGATCGACATCCTCATCGTCCACACCGCGGATTAG
- a CDS encoding FadR/GntR family transcriptional regulator — protein MAQPSVRFQRLAEQVADQLRRRILTGELADGTILPKEDELLAEYPVSKPSLREAMRILEAEGLLTVRRGKLGGSVVHRPDSANLAYTMGLVLGAGRVGLADVGTALLQVEPACAALCAQRSDRKRTVVPILRKLHQESVDAVSDLLAATSASRRYHEALVRHCGNETMIILAGALEALWSAHEQNWSVQVTDHSTVPVEERRAVLEDHRQVIDAIDVGDAQRARDLAAAHLVNAQQYPGVDGTVDPALVRTWAQSAPRRP, from the coding sequence GTGGCACAGCCCAGCGTCCGGTTCCAGCGACTTGCCGAGCAGGTTGCCGACCAGTTGCGGCGCCGGATCCTCACCGGCGAGCTCGCCGACGGCACGATCCTGCCCAAGGAGGACGAACTCCTCGCCGAGTATCCCGTCAGCAAGCCGTCTCTGCGGGAGGCGATGCGCATCCTCGAAGCCGAAGGGCTGTTGACGGTGCGTCGCGGCAAGCTCGGGGGCTCGGTGGTGCACCGGCCTGACTCCGCAAACCTGGCCTACACCATGGGGCTCGTCCTGGGCGCGGGCCGGGTCGGCCTCGCCGACGTGGGCACCGCCCTGCTGCAGGTCGAGCCGGCGTGCGCGGCCCTCTGCGCGCAACGATCCGACCGGAAGCGCACGGTCGTGCCGATTCTTCGTAAATTGCACCAGGAATCGGTCGATGCCGTGTCGGATCTCCTGGCCGCCACCTCGGCGAGCCGGCGTTACCACGAGGCGCTGGTGCGCCATTGCGGCAACGAGACGATGATCATTCTGGCGGGCGCGCTCGAGGCGTTGTGGTCCGCGCACGAGCAAAACTGGTCGGTGCAGGTGACGGACCACTCGACCGTGCCGGTCGAGGAGCGCCGGGCGGTACTGGAAGACCACCGGCAGGTGATCGACGCGATCGATGTCGGGGATGCGCAGCGGGCCCGCGATCTGGCGGCGGCGCACCTGGTCAATGCCCAGCAGTACCCGGGTGTGGACGGGACGGTGGATCCGGCGCTGGTGCGCACCTGGGCCCAGTCCGCCCCGCGACGTCCATGA